The following proteins are encoded in a genomic region of Nomascus leucogenys isolate Asia chromosome 17, Asia_NLE_v1, whole genome shotgun sequence:
- the CKM gene encoding creatine kinase M-type gives MPFGNTHNKFKLNYKPEEEYPDLSKHNNHMAKVLTLELYKKLRDKETPSGFTLDDVIQTGVDNPGHPFIMTVGCVAGDEESYEVFKELFDPIISDRHGGYKPTDKHKTDLNHENLKGGEDLDPNYVLSSRVRTGRSIKGYTLPPHCSRGERRAVEKLSVEALNSLTGEFKGKYYPLKSMTEKEQQQLIDDHFLFDKPVSPLLLASGMARDWPDARGIWHNDNKSFLVWVNEEDHLRVISMEKGGNMKEVFRRFCVGLQKIEEIFKKAGHPFMWNQHLGYVLTCPSNLGTGLRGGVHVKLAHLSKHPKFEEILTRLRLQKRGTGGVDTAAVGSVFDVSNADRLGSSEVEQVQLVVDGVKLMVEMEKKLEKGQSIDDMIPAQK, from the exons ATGCCGTTTGGTAACACCCACAACAAGTTCAAGCTGAATTACAAGCCTGAGGAGGAGTACCCTGACCTCAGCAAACACAACAACCACATGGCCAAGGTGCTGACGCTTGAACTCTACAAGAAGCTGCGGGACAAGGAGACCCCATCTGGCTTCACCTTAGATGATGTCATCCAGACAGGAGTGGACAACCCAG gTCACCCCTTCATCATGACTGTGGGCTGCGTGGCTGGTGATGAGGAGTCCTATGAAGTTTTCAAGGAACTCTTCGACCCCATCATCTCGGATCGCCACGGGGGCTACAAACCCACTGACAAGCACAAGACTGACCTCAACCATGAAAACCTCAAG GGTGGAGAGGACCTGGACCCCAACTACGTGCTCAGCAGCCGCGTCCGCACGGGCCGCAGCATCAAGGGCTACACGCTGCCCCCGCACTGCTCCCGCGGCGAGCGCCGGGCGGTGGAGAAGCTCTCCGTGGAAG CTCTCAACAGCCTGACGGGCGAGTTCAAAGGGAAGTACTACCCTCTGAAGAGCATGACGGAGAAGGAGCAGCAGCAGCTCATCGATGACCACTTCCTGTTCGACAAGCCCGTGTCCCCACTGCTGCTGGCCTCAGGCATGGCCCGCGACTGGCCCGATGCCCGTGGCATCTG GCACAATGACAACAAGAGCTTCCTGGTGTGGGTGAACGAGGAAGATCACCTCCGGGTCATCTCCATGGAGAAGGGGGGCAACATGAAGGAGGTTTTCCGCCGCTTCTGCGTGGGGCTGCAGAAG ATCGAAGAGATCTTTAAGAAAGCCGGCCACCCCTTCATGTGGAACCAGCACCTGGGCTACGTGCTCACCTGCCCATCCAACCTGGGCACTGGGCTGCGTGGAGGCGTGCATGTGAAGCTGGCGCACCTGAGCAAGCACCCCAAGTTCGAGGAGATCCTCACCCGCCTGCGCCTGCAGAAGAGGGGTACAG GTGGCGTGGACACAGCTGCCGTGGGCTCAGTATTTGACGTGTCCAACGCTGATCGGCTGGGCTCGTCCGAAGTAGAACAGGTGCAGCTGGTGGTGGATGGTGTGAAGCTCATGGTGGAAATGGAGAAGAAGTTGGAGAAAGGCCAGTCCATCGACGACATGATCCCCGCCCAGAAGTAG